From the genome of Lutzomyia longipalpis isolate SR_M1_2022 chromosome 2, ASM2433408v1, one region includes:
- the LOC129790326 gene encoding zinc finger protein 501-like produces MDYTKMSMDMESVFNLNILDHQTYYTQFPMGVVPQLPPETQRIDSTPLVIPKVEVYEQQPSGEAAQQGTHQANNTPAMLQGAQGSPPPGTSQCPHCFKTFKSAKAFKSHLRTHSDVSRTVPPGQVHGMEPKQWCVCNYCNKVFYDPNLLKQHIATHTKEQQHKCQFCYKSFPEKGNLTQHLKEHQELKDYKCLNCNKTFASLNYLKLHFKMHADEKPYKCNYCDKRFTFSSNLTVHTRIHTGHKPYRCVECNKCFTQINSLKQHHKVHKDEKNEKCTFCPKTFRYAGNLITHIRTHTGEKPYRCEFCGKNFSQLGSLKGHLKQEKARLGIQE; encoded by the exons ATGGACTACACAAAGATGAGCATGGACATGGAGTCTGTGTTTAATCTCAACATCCTGGACCACCAAACGTACTACACACAGTTCCCCATGGGCGTCGTGCCGCAGCTTCCGCCGGAGACTCAGCGTATTGA CTCCACGCCGCTCGTCATTCCCAAAGTTGAAGTGTACGAACAGCAACCGTCTGGAGAGGCTGCCCAACAGGGGACGCACCAGGCAAATAACACGCCCGCTATGCTACAGGGTGCACAGGGCAGCCCACCGCCAGGTACATCACAGTGCCCACATTGTTTCAAGACATTCAAATCCGCCAAGGCATTCAAGAGCCACCTCAGGACGCACAGCGACGTCAGTCGGACGGTCCCACCCGGACAGGTTCACGGAATGGAACCCAAACAGTG gTGTGTCTGCAACTACTGCAACAAAGTCTTCTATGACCCAAACCTCCTGAAGCAGCACATTGCAACGCACACGAAGGAGCAACAGCACAAATGTCAGTTCTGCTACAAATCCTTCCCGGAGAAGGGTAACCTCACGCAGCACCTGAAGGAGCATCAGGAGCTCAAGGACTACAAATGTCTCAACTGCAACAAAACCTTCGCGTCGCTCAACTACCTGAAGCTCCATTTTAAGATGCACGCGGACGAGAAGCCGTACAAGTGCAACTACTGCGACAAGCGCTTCACCTTCTCCAGCAATCTCACGGTTCACACGCGCATCCATACGGGCCATAAACCCTACAGGTGTGTGGAGTGCAACAAATGCTTCACGCAAATTAACTCCCTCAAGCAACACCACAAGGTGCACAAGGATGAGAAGAATGAAAAGTGCACCTTCTGCCCCAAGACCTTTCGTTACGCTGGGAATCTCATTACGCACATCCGGACGCACACGGGTGAGAAGCCCTACCGATGTGAGTTCTGCGGCAAGAACTTCTCCCAGCTTGGTAGCCTCAAAGGACATCTGAAGCAGGAGAAAGCCCGTCTGGGGATTCAAGAGTGA
- the LOC129790205 gene encoding signal transducing adapter molecule 1 has product MGLFGASSPFDAEIEKATSEKNTSEQWGVIMDICDKVGSSSTNAKECLKSIMKRLAHNDPHVVIQAITLLDACVNNCGRNFHLEVASRDFENEYKRIVAKNQPPVTGKLVGLLKRWTEGEFKSDPQLNLIPSFYQKLKAEGLESNDPAEKPKTQPTFSKDPNVVQSQQEADDIAKAIELSLKESKTASPKASGGGGGSSTSSSVLYPLIGMSGGTFSSPSSSNAQAQEPRKVRALYDFEAAEDNELTFTVGEIIHVVDDSDPNWWKGYNQRGEGLFPSNFVTADLSVEPESLRLDKVKKSVQFADEDTPLLEEVKQEPVEINEEKIDRLLHLLHEANPEDPSQDTPEMLALEQQVNQMGPLIDAELERVDGKHAQLTQLSTDLVEAINLYHTLMREPEKPSYMGAAFNQPTSMYHHPQSMPGMYGMPPGSLYQMPPAATAGAGMPPSMHMLPPGMTHTQHMPQSQQMLHQAMAGLSLAATNVTPSLPPQIPAQMPPLQQQQQQQPQQVPHQQPPPPHQQQMPPQQHAVPPQMQNGHSTAPPSHVHSFPPQAAFASVAQPQAPAMSPMQCQMPMSQPGPHPYQATLPHMMTRPLPQTTMSGVPMPDKTNIPVYQQQR; this is encoded by the exons ATGGGTTTGTTCGGAGCCTCGTCCCCCTTTGATGCTGAAATTG AGAAAGCCACCAGTGAGAAGAATACGTCGGAACAATGGGGAGTGATAATGGATATATGTGATAAAGTCGGATCGAGTTCCACAAATGCCAAAGAATGTCTCAAGTCCATCATGAAGAGATTAGCCCACAACGATCCCCATGTTGTCATTCAGGCCATCACCCTGCTGGATGCGTGCGTGAACAACTGCGGCCGGAACTTCCACCTGGAGGTGGCATCGAGGGACTTTGAGAATGAATACAAGCGAATTGTGGCGAAGAATCAGCCTCCGGTCACGGGGAAGCTCGTGGGGCTGCTCAAGCGATGGACCGAGGGGGAATTCAAGAGTGATCCACAGCTCAATCTCATCCCATCGTTCTATCAGAAGCTAAAGGCCGAGGGGCTTGAGAGCAATGACCCAGCGGAGAAGCCCAAAACACAGCCGACCTTCAGCAAGGACCCAAATGTGGTGCAGAGTCAACAAGAGGCGGATGACATAGCTAAG GCCATTGAATTATCGCTGAAGGAAAGTAAGACGGCATCTCCCAAAGCTTCCGGTGGCGGTGGGGGTTCCTCTACATCCTCATCAGTCCTCTACCCACTGATTGGCATGTCCGGGGGTACATTTTCATCCCCCTCATCTAGTAATGCCCAAGCCCAGGAGCCACGGAAGGTTCGGGCTCTCTATGACTTCGAGGCAGCTGAAGACAACGAGCTAACCTTCACGGTTGGTGAGATAATCCACGTTGTGGATGACAGTGATCCGAACTGGTGGAAGGGCTACAACCAACGTGGCGAGGGGCTCTTCCCCTCGAACTTTGTCACAGCAGACCTCAGTGTGGAACCGGAATCACTCCGTTTGGATAAAGTGAAGAAATCCGTGCAATTTGCCGATGAGGACACTCCACTCCTGGAGGAGGTTAAGCAGGAACCAGTTGAGATTaatgaggagaaaattgatcGATTGTTGCACCTTCTGCACGAAGCAAACCCAGAGGATCCGTCGCAAGACACCCCGGAGATGTTGGCGCTGGAACAGCAGGTGAATCAAATGGGCCCGCTCATTGATGCTGAACTGGAGCGTGTTGATGGCAAACATGCTCAATTGACGCAGCTAAGCACGGATCTCGTGGAAGCCATCAATCTCTACCACACACTGATGCGAGAACCCGAAAAACCCAGCTACATGGGTGCTGCCTTCAATCAACCAACG TCGATGTACCACCATCCACAGTCAATGCCGGGAATGTACGGAATGCCCCCGGGGAGTCTCTACCAGATGCCCCCAGCAGCTACAGCAGGTGCAGGAATGCCACCGTCGATGCATATGCTGCCACCGGGTATGACACACACGCAGCATATGCCACAGTCACAGCAGATGCTGCATCAAGCAATGGCCGGCTTGAGTCTTGCCGCCACAAATGTTACTCCGTCGCTTCCGCCGCAGATTCCAGCGCAGATGCCACcgttgcagcagcagcagcagcagcaaccaCAACAAGTGCCGCATCAGCAGCCACCGCCGCCTCATCAGCAGCAAATGCCGCCGCAGCAGCATGCAGTGCCGCCACAGATGCAAAATGGACATTCCACGGCACCTCCAAGTCATGTGCATAGTTTCCCCCCACAGGCTGCCTTTGCATCAGTGGCACAGCCTCAGGCACCGGCAATGTCACCAATGCAGTGCCAGATGCCCATGTCACAGCCTGGGCCGCATCCCTACCAGGCAACACTGCCGCACATGATGACGCGGCCGCTGCCACAGACGACAATGTCCGGCGTCCCCATGCCGGATAAAACCAACATTCCCGTCTATCAGCAGCAACGGTAA